A window of Polaromonas hydrogenivorans contains these coding sequences:
- a CDS encoding PLP-dependent aminotransferase family protein → MLSEFLLSELSRLRAASELPLHRQLYEALRRVMLEGYLQAGERLDSSRDLARGLGLSRNTVITALNQLTVEGYLVSRVGSGTYVSDNCPKAAPKPRARLAAQRPHLSRRGETLTSCYTADQLEVQPFTAGIPDFSAFPVALWQRLQNKHWRMSYPEMLDYSGAGGHAPLRRAVADYLRVFRSVQLDADQVIITAGTQQSIALCAQLLADHGDTLWIEDPAYWGAIKALTAGGLKLHPVAVDGEGMVPGAANEAAPPRLIYVTPSHQYPTGAVMSLARRRLLLATARRHGAWILEDDYDSEFRFSGPPVSSLAGLDKDERVLYMGTFSKVLYPGLKLGYLVVPKSLIAAFRQAHYDLNRPGQMPLQAALSEFIEMGHFTAALRKSRVSYALRRQSLLEGLKPCLGEHAFISGAEQGLHLCVRLPPTLDDQALARRIAEHGLLVRPLSGYCLQRRDARGLVIGYGYAPLAGIMQGAPVLARLIQEEIRRWKAGF, encoded by the coding sequence ATGCTGTCCGAATTCCTGCTTTCCGAACTGTCCCGCCTGCGCGCCGCCAGCGAACTGCCGCTGCACCGGCAGCTGTACGAAGCGCTGCGGCGTGTCATGCTGGAGGGCTATCTGCAGGCCGGTGAACGGCTGGATTCCAGCCGCGACCTGGCACGCGGCCTGGGCCTGTCGCGCAACACCGTCATCACCGCGCTGAACCAGCTGACGGTCGAAGGCTACCTGGTCAGCCGCGTCGGCAGCGGCACCTATGTCAGCGACAACTGCCCCAAGGCCGCCCCCAAGCCCCGCGCGCGGCTGGCCGCGCAGCGCCCGCACCTGTCGCGGCGCGGTGAAACCCTGACCAGCTGCTACACCGCCGACCAGCTGGAGGTGCAACCCTTCACCGCCGGCATTCCCGATTTCAGCGCCTTTCCAGTGGCGCTGTGGCAGCGGCTGCAAAACAAGCACTGGCGCATGAGCTACCCCGAGATGCTGGACTACAGCGGCGCTGGCGGCCATGCCCCGCTGCGCCGGGCCGTCGCCGATTACCTGCGGGTGTTTCGCAGCGTGCAGCTCGATGCCGACCAGGTCATCATCACCGCCGGCACGCAGCAGTCGATTGCCCTGTGCGCGCAGTTGCTGGCCGACCATGGCGATACGCTGTGGATCGAAGACCCGGCCTACTGGGGCGCCATCAAGGCCCTGACGGCCGGCGGCCTCAAGCTGCATCCGGTGGCCGTCGATGGCGAAGGCATGGTACCCGGCGCCGCCAACGAAGCCGCGCCGCCCCGGCTGATCTACGTCACGCCGTCGCACCAGTACCCGACCGGCGCGGTCATGTCGCTGGCCCGGCGCCGGCTGCTGCTGGCCACCGCCCGGCGGCACGGCGCCTGGATTCTGGAGGATGACTACGACAGCGAATTCCGTTTCAGCGGCCCGCCGGTCTCGTCGCTGGCCGGCCTGGACAAGGACGAGCGGGTGCTCTACATGGGCACGTTCTCCAAGGTGCTCTACCCCGGCCTGAAGCTGGGCTACCTGGTGGTGCCCAAGTCGCTTATCGCTGCGTTCCGCCAGGCCCACTACGACCTGAACCGGCCCGGCCAGATGCCGCTGCAGGCCGCGCTGTCCGAGTTCATCGAGATGGGGCATTTCACGGCGGCGCTGCGCAAGTCGCGCGTGAGCTACGCGCTGCGGCGGCAAAGCCTGCTCGAAGGCCTGAAGCCCTGCCTGGGCGAGCACGCCTTCATCTCCGGCGCGGAACAGGGACTGCATCTGTGCGTGCGCCTGCCGCCCACGCTGGACGACCAGGCGCTGGCCCGCCGCATCGCCGAACACGGCCTGCTGGTGCGCCCGCTGTCGGGCTACTGCCTGCAGCGGCGCGACGCGCGCGGACTGGTCATCGGCTACGGCTACGCGCCCCTAGCCGGCATCATGCAGGGCGCGCCGGTGCTGGCGCGGCTGATCCAGGAGGAAATCCGGCGCTGGAAGGCCGGTTTTTAA
- a CDS encoding gamma-glutamyl-gamma-aminobutyrate hydrolase family protein has protein sequence MSIPSQAFPQALVWLPADHRLVGKAGHQSPFLVLGDKYARAVKECAGAQPVLFPLADVAQIPALLGLVDGVLLTGSPSNVHPSHFGEEVADPRLPLDPQRDALTLALVRACHASGVPLLGICRGFQEINVALGGSLEQSVHAREGHFDHRDPEGVSLDEAYGPAHEVRFVPGSAFADWAGADSAQVNSLHGQGIARLASGLRALGHSPDGLIEAFEIEGAAAFAYAVQWHPEWNCQDNPFYSAILAAFGQACQRRHAGRTRQQGAPAA, from the coding sequence ATGTCGATTCCTTCACAAGCATTTCCCCAGGCCCTGGTGTGGCTGCCGGCCGACCACCGGCTTGTGGGAAAGGCCGGGCATCAATCGCCCTTCCTGGTGCTGGGCGACAAATATGCCCGCGCCGTCAAGGAGTGCGCCGGTGCGCAGCCGGTGCTGTTTCCGCTGGCCGATGTGGCCCAGATACCGGCGCTCTTGGGGCTGGTCGATGGCGTCTTGCTGACAGGCTCGCCCTCGAACGTGCATCCGTCCCATTTCGGCGAAGAAGTGGCCGACCCCCGTTTGCCGCTGGACCCGCAGCGCGATGCGCTCACGCTGGCGCTGGTGCGCGCCTGCCACGCGTCTGGCGTGCCGCTGCTGGGAATCTGCCGGGGCTTCCAGGAAATCAATGTGGCCCTGGGCGGCTCGCTGGAGCAAAGCGTGCATGCGCGGGAAGGGCACTTCGATCACCGTGACCCCGAAGGCGTCAGCCTGGACGAGGCTTACGGGCCGGCGCATGAAGTCCGGTTTGTGCCGGGCAGCGCTTTTGCGGACTGGGCCGGCGCTGACAGCGCGCAGGTCAATTCACTGCACGGCCAGGGCATTGCCCGGCTGGCCAGCGGCCTGCGCGCCCTGGGTCATTCGCCCGACGGCCTGATTGAAGCATTTGAGATCGAGGGCGCCGCCGCGTTTGCCTATGCGGTGCAATGGCATCCCGAGTGGAATTGCCAGGACAACCCTTTTTACAGTGCCATCCTGGCGGCCTTTGGCCAGGCCTGCCAGCGCCGCCATGCAGGCCGAACCCGACAGCAAGGGGCACCCGCCGCCTGA
- a CDS encoding glutamine synthetase family protein produces MSFNMSMSKASTFTDLENWLNERRVTEVECLVPDLTGVARGKILPRGKFTEDRGMRLPEAVVAMGVTGEFPESGPYYDVISPTDKDMHLRPDPSTVRIVPWASNPTAQVIHDCFDPAGKLIPFAPRSVLRRVCELYEAEGLVPVVAPELEFYLVARNTDPNTLLRPPIGRSGRAETSRQAYSIDAVNEFDPLFEDIYDYCEKMELNVDTLIHEVGAGQMEINFFHAHPLGLADEVFFFKRTVREAALRHNMYATFMAKPIAGEPGSAMHVHQSILSKETGLNIFSNPDGSESEAFFHYIGGLQRYIPAAMALVAPYVNSYRRLSRDTAAPINIAWGHDNRTVGIRSPIATPQARRVENRVIGADANPYVALAMTLACGYLGIKNKIKPKPEMKGDAYLSPYSLPRSLGEALDWLRRESDLHEVLGREFVTVYSEIKEMEFAEFMKVISPWEREHLLLLV; encoded by the coding sequence ATGAGTTTCAACATGAGCATGAGCAAGGCATCGACCTTCACCGACCTTGAAAACTGGCTGAACGAACGCAGGGTCACCGAAGTGGAGTGCCTGGTGCCCGACCTGACCGGCGTGGCCCGGGGCAAGATTTTGCCGCGCGGCAAGTTCACCGAAGACCGGGGCATGCGCCTGCCCGAAGCGGTGGTGGCCATGGGCGTGACGGGCGAGTTCCCGGAGAGCGGCCCGTATTACGACGTCATCAGCCCGACCGACAAGGACATGCACCTGCGGCCCGACCCGTCCACCGTGCGGATTGTTCCGTGGGCCTCGAACCCGACCGCGCAGGTCATCCACGACTGCTTTGATCCGGCTGGCAAACTGATCCCTTTTGCGCCCCGCAGCGTGCTGCGCCGCGTCTGCGAACTGTATGAAGCCGAAGGCCTGGTGCCGGTGGTGGCGCCGGAGCTGGAGTTCTACCTGGTGGCCCGCAACACCGACCCCAACACCCTGCTGCGCCCGCCGATCGGTCGCAGCGGGCGGGCCGAAACCTCCCGGCAGGCCTACAGCATTGACGCGGTGAACGAGTTTGACCCGCTGTTCGAGGACATCTACGACTACTGCGAAAAGATGGAACTCAATGTCGATACCCTGATCCATGAGGTCGGTGCAGGGCAGATGGAGATCAATTTTTTCCATGCCCATCCGCTGGGCCTGGCCGACGAGGTGTTTTTCTTCAAGCGAACGGTGCGTGAAGCGGCCCTGCGCCACAACATGTATGCCACCTTCATGGCCAAGCCGATTGCCGGCGAGCCCGGCAGCGCGATGCATGTGCACCAGAGCATCCTCAGCAAGGAAACCGGCCTGAACATCTTCAGCAACCCGGATGGCAGCGAGTCGGAGGCTTTCTTTCATTACATCGGTGGCCTGCAGCGCTACATTCCGGCGGCCATGGCCCTGGTGGCGCCGTATGTCAACAGCTACCGGCGGCTGTCGCGCGACACGGCGGCGCCCATCAACATTGCCTGGGGCCATGACAACCGCACGGTGGGCATTCGCTCGCCGATTGCCACGCCGCAGGCCCGCCGGGTTGAAAACCGGGTGATCGGCGCCGACGCCAATCCGTATGTGGCCCTGGCGATGACGCTGGCCTGCGGCTACCTGGGCATCAAGAACAAGATCAAGCCCAAGCCGGAGATGAAGGGCGATGCCTACCTGTCGCCCTATTCGCTGCCGCGCAGCCTGGGCGAGGCGCTGGACTGGCTGCGGCGCGAGTCCGACCTGCACGAGGTGCTGGGCCGCGAATTTGTCACCGTGTATTCCGAGATCAAGGAAATGGAGTTTGCCGAGTTCATGAAGGTGATTTCGCCCTGGGAGCGTGAACACCTGCTGCTGCTGGTGTGA
- a CDS encoding aspartate aminotransferase family protein, whose amino-acid sequence MNTVVDTALIQALDREHFLHPFTDFKDLATRGARVITKAENIYVWDSEGHKILDAMSGLWCVNVGYGREELASAAYRQMMTLPYYNSFFQTTNVPAVQLAAKLAALAPEVGGRRFKHVFYSSSGSESNDSNVRMVRRYWDLLGQPQRKVIISRHNAYHGSTMAGASLGGMSGMHAQGDLPIPNITHIKQPYFYELGQPGETCAEFGLRAARWLEEKIIETGPDKVAAFIAEPVQGAGGVIIPPDSYWPEIQRIVDKYGILLISDEVICAFGRLGYWFAYEKFGYRPDLITFAKGVTSGYIPLGGVMVGDRVAKVLIEQGGEFNHGYTYSGHPVACAVALANLDLMEKENLPGRVRDDIGPYLARRFTELGEHPLVGLAETCGFMAGLVLVRNKATQEAFKPELGVGMLCRGHCFRLGLIMRAVGDRMIIAPPLVMTHEQIDEMIALIRRCLDATLADLQAAGHLD is encoded by the coding sequence ATGAACACCGTTGTTGACACCGCCCTGATCCAGGCCCTGGACCGCGAGCATTTCCTGCATCCTTTCACCGACTTCAAGGACCTGGCGACGCGCGGCGCGCGGGTGATCACCAAGGCCGAGAACATCTATGTCTGGGATTCCGAGGGCCACAAGATACTCGATGCGATGAGCGGCCTGTGGTGCGTCAATGTCGGCTACGGGCGCGAGGAACTGGCCAGCGCCGCCTACCGGCAGATGATGACGCTGCCCTACTACAACAGCTTTTTCCAGACCACCAATGTGCCGGCGGTGCAACTGGCCGCAAAGCTGGCGGCGCTGGCGCCCGAGGTTGGCGGGCGCCGCTTCAAGCATGTGTTTTATTCGAGCAGCGGCTCCGAGAGCAACGACTCGAATGTGCGCATGGTGCGCCGCTACTGGGATTTGCTGGGCCAGCCGCAGCGCAAAGTCATCATCAGCCGCCACAACGCCTACCACGGCAGCACCATGGCCGGGGCTTCGCTGGGCGGCATGAGCGGCATGCATGCGCAGGGCGACCTGCCGATTCCGAACATCACCCATATCAAGCAGCCGTATTTTTACGAACTCGGCCAGCCGGGCGAGACTTGCGCCGAATTCGGTTTGCGCGCCGCCCGCTGGCTGGAAGAGAAAATCATTGAAACCGGCCCGGACAAGGTGGCGGCCTTCATCGCCGAGCCGGTGCAGGGCGCGGGCGGCGTCATCATTCCGCCCGACAGCTACTGGCCCGAGATCCAGCGCATCGTCGATAAATACGGCATCTTGCTGATCAGTGACGAAGTGATTTGCGCCTTTGGCCGGCTGGGTTACTGGTTCGCCTATGAGAAATTCGGCTACCGGCCCGACCTGATCACTTTTGCCAAGGGCGTGACCAGCGGCTACATTCCGCTGGGCGGCGTCATGGTCGGCGACCGGGTGGCCAAGGTGCTGATCGAGCAGGGCGGCGAGTTCAACCACGGCTACACCTACAGCGGCCATCCGGTCGCCTGCGCCGTGGCCCTGGCCAACCTGGATCTGATGGAAAAGGAAAACCTGCCCGGGCGGGTGCGTGACGACATCGGCCCTTATCTGGCCCGGCGCTTCACCGAACTGGGCGAGCATCCGCTGGTGGGGCTGGCCGAGACCTGCGGCTTCATGGCCGGGCTGGTGCTGGTCAGGAACAAGGCGACGCAGGAAGCGTTCAAGCCCGAACTGGGCGTGGGCATGCTATGCCGTGGCCACTGCTTCCGGCTGGGGCTGATCATGCGGGCAGTGGGCGACCGCATGATCATTGCACCGCCGCTGGTCATGACGCACGAACAAATCGACGAAATGATCGCGCTGATTCGCCGTTGTCTGGATGCCACCCTGGCCGATTTGCAGGCGGCCGGTCATCTGGATTGA
- a CDS encoding extracellular solute-binding protein: MKKLVLVTAMSAILLAACGKKEEPVAVAPTPAPVASAPALPVNAEEKVLNIYNWPDYVPEGMIAAFEKESGIKVNYDTFETNEALHAKLVAGNTGYDIVVPGTVFAKPQIEGGLLQPLDKSKIPNLANLDPAIMKTLTKADPDNKYLVPWAWGFTTVGINKTKVEKALAGLPMPDNAWDLVFNPKYTSKLKSCGIAYLDSPTEIIPVALHYVGKDAYSNDPADYKAATEMLSKVRKDVRLFSSTMIDDVAGGKACVAVGWSGDINIAAGRAKENGSKDVIEALLPSTGALIFFDTMALTKDAKHPNNAQAFIDFYLRPANAALMTNSMNYPTGNKAAIPDIKPEISGNKTIFVDPDYFSKMIPPNSFTNEAREAMANAYNSFKKGK, translated from the coding sequence ATGAAAAAACTTGTACTGGTTACGGCGATGTCGGCAATCCTGCTGGCTGCCTGCGGCAAAAAAGAGGAGCCCGTGGCGGTCGCTCCCACGCCCGCGCCCGTGGCATCAGCCCCGGCGCTACCGGTCAATGCCGAGGAGAAGGTGCTCAACATCTACAACTGGCCCGACTACGTTCCGGAAGGCATGATTGCCGCCTTTGAAAAGGAAAGCGGCATCAAGGTCAATTACGACACCTTTGAAACCAACGAAGCCCTGCACGCCAAGCTGGTGGCGGGCAACACCGGCTATGACATCGTGGTGCCGGGCACGGTGTTCGCCAAGCCGCAGATCGAAGGCGGGCTGCTGCAGCCGCTGGACAAGTCCAAGATTCCCAACCTGGCCAACCTGGACCCGGCCATCATGAAAACCCTGACCAAGGCCGACCCGGACAACAAGTACCTGGTGCCCTGGGCCTGGGGTTTCACCACCGTCGGCATCAACAAGACCAAGGTCGAGAAAGCCCTGGCCGGCCTGCCCATGCCCGACAACGCCTGGGATCTGGTGTTCAACCCGAAGTACACATCCAAGCTCAAGTCCTGCGGCATTGCCTACCTCGACTCGCCGACCGAAATCATTCCGGTGGCGCTGCATTACGTCGGCAAGGATGCCTACTCCAACGATCCGGCTGACTACAAGGCAGCCACCGAGATGCTGTCCAAGGTCCGCAAGGATGTGCGCCTGTTCAGCTCCACCATGATTGACGATGTGGCCGGCGGCAAGGCCTGCGTGGCGGTTGGCTGGTCGGGCGACATCAACATCGCAGCCGGCCGCGCCAAGGAAAATGGCTCCAAGGATGTGATCGAGGCCTTGCTGCCCAGCACCGGCGCGCTGATCTTCTTTGACACCATGGCCCTGACCAAGGATGCCAAGCATCCGAACAATGCCCAGGCCTTCATCGACTTCTACCTGCGCCCCGCGAATGCCGCGCTCATGACCAACAGCATGAACTACCCCACGGGCAACAAGGCCGCCATTCCCGACATCAAGCCCGAGATTTCCGGCAACAAGACCATCTTTGTCGATCCGGACTACTTCAGCAAGATGATTCCCCCGAACAGCTTTACCAACGAAGCCCGTGAAGCCATGGCCAATGCCTACAACAGCTTCAAAAAAGGCAAGTGA
- a CDS encoding ABC transporter ATP-binding protein: MADKDAKDGYLVTEKLVKRFDEALAVDEVSLSVGRGEIFALLGSSGCGKSTLLRMLAGFEKPTSGRILLGGQDVAGLQPYDRPINMMFQSYALFPHLDIWENVAFGLKREGLPKAEIKQRVGEMLDLVQLGPYAKRKPHQLSGGQQQRVALARSLAKRPKLLLLDEPLGALDKKLREQTQFELVNIIEKVGVTCVMVTHDQEEAMTMAGRIAVMSKGRVLQVGTPEEVYEHPANRFVADFIGNVNMFEGRLSVDEPDRCAAVTGIGEIQVGHGVSGTLNMPLAIAVRPEKIEISKQRPAVSRNVFAGKVKEIAYFGSYNTYIVVASDGSRVRITEANTSREDISGITWEDSVFFWWGDRAGIVLRD; the protein is encoded by the coding sequence ATGGCGGACAAGGATGCAAAAGACGGCTATCTGGTCACCGAGAAACTGGTCAAGCGCTTTGACGAAGCGCTGGCGGTGGACGAGGTGTCGCTGTCCGTGGGCCGGGGCGAGATTTTTGCGCTGCTGGGCAGCTCGGGCTGCGGCAAATCGACCCTGCTGCGCATGCTGGCAGGGTTCGAGAAGCCCACCTCGGGCCGCATCCTGCTGGGCGGCCAGGACGTGGCCGGCCTGCAGCCCTACGACCGGCCGATCAACATGATGTTCCAGTCCTATGCCCTGTTTCCGCATCTCGACATCTGGGAAAACGTGGCCTTTGGCCTGAAGCGCGAAGGGCTGCCCAAGGCCGAGATCAAGCAGCGCGTGGGGGAAATGCTGGACCTGGTGCAACTCGGTCCCTATGCCAAACGCAAGCCGCACCAGCTCTCGGGCGGCCAGCAGCAGCGGGTGGCGCTGGCGCGCAGCCTGGCCAAGCGGCCCAAGTTGCTGCTGCTTGATGAGCCGCTGGGTGCGCTGGACAAGAAACTGCGCGAACAGACCCAGTTCGAACTGGTCAATATCATCGAGAAAGTCGGCGTGACCTGCGTCATGGTGACCCACGACCAGGAGGAAGCCATGACCATGGCCGGTCGCATCGCGGTCATGAGCAAGGGCCGAGTCTTGCAGGTCGGCACGCCCGAAGAGGTGTATGAGCATCCCGCCAACCGCTTCGTGGCGGACTTCATTGGCAATGTGAACATGTTCGAGGGGCGGCTCAGCGTGGACGAGCCCGACCGCTGCGCCGCCGTCACCGGCATCGGAGAAATCCAGGTGGGCCATGGGGTCAGCGGCACGCTGAACATGCCGCTGGCGATTGCCGTGCGGCCCGAGAAAATCGAGATCAGCAAACAGCGGCCGGCAGTTAGCCGCAATGTCTTTGCCGGCAAGGTCAAGGAAATTGCCTATTTCGGCTCCTACAACACCTACATCGTGGTGGCCAGCGATGGCTCCCGGGTCAGGATCACCGAAGCCAACACCTCGCGCGAAGATATCAGCGGCATCACCTGGGAAGACAGCGTCTTTTTCTGGTGGGGCGACCGCGCCGGTATTGTCCTGCGCGATTAA
- a CDS encoding ABC transporter permease, whose product MAASTLPTPGKRFVIGVPYVWLIVFFFLPFLILLYISFVDMGNDINPFKPIWDSQTGLLKLKYENYWSIFRSGEGGPMFQTLYVEAYLRSLWYALCTALLCLAVGYPFAYFIARSSPSVRPALLMMVMLPFWTSFLLRVYAWKGILADQGVLNRALMFLGFTSEPIQLLYTDVSMLVGMTYVYLPFMVLPLYANLVKMDFRLLEAAHDLGASPFKAFWLVTVPLSRAGIIAGFMLVFIPSVGEFVIPSLLGGPENIMIGRVVWDEMFTSNNWPRATALAVVMIALIVVPLAIYYHYTGDAAEAAK is encoded by the coding sequence ATGGCCGCATCGACCCTTCCCACGCCGGGCAAACGCTTCGTGATTGGCGTTCCCTACGTCTGGCTGATCGTGTTTTTCTTTTTGCCCTTCTTGATCTTGCTCTACATCAGCTTTGTGGACATGGGCAACGACATCAATCCGTTCAAACCGATCTGGGACTCGCAAACCGGCCTGCTCAAGCTCAAGTACGAAAACTACTGGTCGATTTTCCGCAGCGGCGAGGGCGGACCAATGTTCCAGACCTTGTACGTCGAGGCCTACCTGCGGTCCCTCTGGTACGCGCTGTGCACCGCCTTGCTGTGCCTGGCGGTCGGCTATCCGTTTGCCTACTTCATCGCGCGCTCGTCGCCCAGCGTGCGGCCCGCGCTGCTGATGATGGTGATGCTGCCGTTCTGGACCTCGTTCCTGCTGCGCGTCTATGCCTGGAAAGGCATTCTGGCGGACCAGGGCGTGCTGAACCGGGCACTGATGTTTTTGGGGTTCACGTCCGAACCCATCCAGTTGCTTTACACCGATGTGTCGATGCTGGTCGGCATGACCTATGTGTACCTGCCCTTCATGGTGCTGCCGCTCTACGCCAATCTGGTGAAGATGGATTTCCGGCTGCTCGAAGCGGCCCATGACCTGGGTGCTTCGCCGTTCAAGGCCTTCTGGCTGGTCACCGTTCCGCTGTCCCGGGCGGGCATCATCGCGGGCTTCATGCTGGTGTTCATTCCGTCGGTGGGCGAGTTCGTGATCCCCTCGCTGCTGGGCGGCCCGGAAAACATCATGATCGGCCGGGTGGTCTGGGATGAAATGTTCACCAGCAACAACTGGCCCCGGGCCACGGCGCTGGCGGTGGTCATGATTGCGCTGATCGTGGTTCCGCTGGCGATTTATTACCACTACACCGGCGATGCGGCCGAGGCGGCAAAGTAG
- a CDS encoding ABC transporter permease — MKNFLEKHFGKLWLVMVYLFLYLPLIFMIVFSFNSTRQDAEFTGFSLRWYEALTRDTKIVEGFWLSLKVATVSGLLSAMLGTFSAFVLVRYRRFGGRTIFSGMVNAPLVMPEVVIGLSLLLLMVGAQNFLGWPQRGMLTIIFGHTLLGMAYAMVVVQSRLLEVNRSIEEAAMDLGARPHQVFFLITLPNIFQSILAAFLLSFTLSFDDVVIAEFLSGPGVNTLPQVIFGYARRGINPTIYAAATLLIATVTMVIVGYSVWVARQTRQREREIAAATRAELTALGAI, encoded by the coding sequence ATGAAAAATTTTCTGGAAAAGCATTTTGGCAAGCTGTGGCTGGTGATGGTGTACCTGTTTTTGTACCTGCCGCTGATCTTCATGATCGTTTTTTCGTTCAACAGCACCCGGCAGGATGCCGAATTCACCGGCTTTTCGTTGCGCTGGTATGAGGCACTGACCCGCGACACCAAGATTGTTGAAGGCTTTTGGCTGTCGCTGAAGGTGGCGACCGTCTCCGGTCTGCTGTCGGCCATGCTGGGCACGTTTTCGGCCTTTGTGCTGGTGCGCTACCGGCGCTTCGGCGGGCGTACGATTTTCTCGGGCATGGTCAATGCGCCTTTGGTGATGCCGGAGGTGGTCATCGGCCTGTCGCTGTTGCTGCTGATGGTCGGCGCGCAAAATTTCCTGGGCTGGCCACAGCGCGGCATGCTGACCATCATCTTCGGCCACACCCTGCTGGGCATGGCTTACGCCATGGTGGTTGTGCAGTCGCGGCTGCTGGAGGTGAATCGTTCGATTGAAGAGGCGGCGATGGACCTGGGCGCGCGGCCGCACCAGGTGTTTTTCCTGATCACGCTGCCCAACATCTTCCAGTCCATCCTGGCGGCTTTCTTGCTGTCCTTCACCCTGTCGTTCGATGATGTGGTGATTGCCGAATTCCTGTCCGGCCCGGGCGTCAATACCCTGCCGCAGGTGATTTTTGGCTATGCGCGGCGCGGCATCAATCCGACCATCTATGCGGCGGCTACCTTGCTGATTGCCACGGTAACGATGGTCATCGTTGGCTACAGCGTCTGGGTGGCGAGGCAAACCCGCCAGCGTGAACGCGAGATTGCCGCCGCCACCCGGGCTGAACTGACGGCGCTAGGCGCCATCTGA